In Pseudomonas fluorescens, the following are encoded in one genomic region:
- a CDS encoding DUF1302 domain-containing protein: MNKNNKICHANLRKGLLASAILTGLGIAPVGAVEINTGNEDFAVRFDNTLKFNYAQRVEAPNSKLANSWNNNDGDRNFSSGSAVAQRLDVLSELDVVYKEKVGFRVSANTWYDHAYDDIGSDNASTNQFNSGRPDSRHQSGYADRYYNGPSSEILDAFVFGSIEVGDESLLSGKLGKHTVYWGESILAFAHSNSYGQSGLDISKSLAVPGTEAKELFIPRNQLSTSLTINPELTLAAQYFLDWDAARLPESGTYLGFNDGIQNGGHNLSLIGGQNPLFGTPGPLGANQFLRLTNGHTFTPDKQGDFGLMAKWSPEWLQGTLGFYYRKTSDILPNLVLQPTAIGPAQLISGNAGSYNQFYVDDIDIYGISLSKSIEGVSVGLDLNYRHNMPLASVPATVSPAAGAAGLPGFISSFDGDNGVARGNTVHAVLNGLTTFGATPVWDSSTLLVELAYSRWLDVTENKQLFKGEDWYRGVDKVTKDNYVLGVNFNPTWYQVFPGIDMYLPANYSVGLAGNSSVQLGGNKDSGSYSVGVGMDVHNQYRFDLKYVDNFGPFDTCGSAGGAGAQGQGAAPGANGQYNCVPGQTTAFGGTQPQLKDRGMVTFTFKTTI, translated from the coding sequence ATGAACAAAAATAATAAGATCTGCCATGCAAACCTTCGCAAAGGGTTGTTGGCCTCCGCCATTCTCACCGGCCTGGGCATCGCGCCCGTGGGGGCTGTGGAGATCAACACGGGGAATGAAGACTTTGCGGTTCGTTTCGACAACACGCTGAAGTTCAACTACGCCCAGCGTGTGGAGGCCCCCAACAGTAAGTTGGCCAATTCGTGGAACAACAATGACGGGGATCGCAACTTTTCCTCCGGCAGTGCGGTGGCTCAACGATTGGATGTGCTGTCTGAACTGGACGTGGTTTACAAAGAAAAAGTCGGTTTCCGTGTCAGCGCCAACACCTGGTACGACCACGCCTACGACGATATAGGCAGCGACAACGCCTCGACCAATCAGTTCAACAGCGGCCGGCCGGATTCCCGGCACCAGAGTGGTTACGCCGATCGGTATTACAACGGTCCTTCTTCGGAAATCCTTGATGCCTTCGTGTTTGGCAGCATTGAAGTCGGCGATGAATCACTGCTCAGCGGCAAGCTCGGCAAGCACACCGTTTACTGGGGCGAAAGCATCCTCGCCTTTGCCCATAGCAACAGTTATGGCCAGTCCGGCCTGGATATTTCCAAGTCGCTGGCGGTCCCGGGAACAGAAGCCAAAGAACTTTTCATTCCGCGTAATCAGTTGTCCACCAGTTTAACGATTAACCCGGAACTGACCCTCGCCGCGCAGTACTTCCTGGACTGGGACGCCGCGCGGTTGCCGGAGTCGGGTACTTATCTGGGGTTCAACGACGGCATTCAAAATGGCGGGCACAACCTGTCGTTGATCGGCGGCCAAAACCCTCTGTTTGGCACACCCGGTCCACTGGGTGCCAACCAGTTTTTACGGCTGACCAACGGGCATACGTTTACCCCGGACAAGCAAGGTGATTTCGGCCTGATGGCCAAGTGGAGCCCGGAATGGCTGCAGGGCACGCTGGGTTTCTACTACCGCAAAACCTCCGACATTCTGCCGAACCTGGTGTTGCAACCAACGGCAATCGGCCCTGCGCAACTGATCTCCGGCAATGCCGGCAGCTACAACCAGTTCTATGTCGACGACATCGACATCTACGGCATCAGCCTGTCGAAAAGCATAGAAGGTGTCAGCGTCGGTCTCGACCTGAACTATCGCCACAACATGCCGCTAGCCAGCGTGCCGGCAACGGTCAGTCCGGCAGCCGGTGCTGCCGGTTTGCCAGGCTTCATCAGCAGTTTTGATGGTGACAACGGCGTGGCCCGAGGCAACACCGTGCACGCGGTGCTCAACGGTTTGACCACTTTCGGTGCGACACCAGTCTGGGACAGCTCGACCTTGCTGGTTGAACTCGCCTACAGCCGCTGGCTGGACGTCACCGAGAACAAGCAGCTGTTCAAAGGCGAAGACTGGTATCGCGGTGTCGACAAGGTCACCAAGGACAACTACGTCCTGGGCGTCAACTTTAACCCGACCTGGTATCAGGTGTTCCCCGGCATCGATATGTACCTGCCGGCCAACTACAGCGTCGGCCTTGCGGGCAACTCGTCGGTTCAGCTCGGGGGTAACAAGGACTCCGGAAGTTACTCGGTGGGCGTAGGCATGGACGTGCATAACCAGTACCGGTTTGACCTGAAGTACGTGGACAACTTTGGTCCGTTCGACACTTGCGGCTCAGCTGGTGGTGCAGGTGCACAGGGCCAAGGCGCCGCACCAGGGGCCAATGGCCAATACAACTGCGTACCGGGGCAGACCACTGCTTTCGGCGGTACCCAGCCTCAGCTCAAGGATCGGGGCATGGTCACTTTTACCTTCAAAACGACCATTTGA